The DNA region GCAATTAAACAGCTTAGCTATTTATATAAATCAGTCAAAGCACTGTCCAAATCTGTAAATTTAAATTTAAATCCAGCATCTAAAATCTTCTGCGCAGATGTATTGCTGCTCATTAATACCGCTTCTGCCCGTTCTCCGAGCAACAGTTCCAGCGCTTTTTTTGGTACATTGAATGGCCACACCGGGCGGTGCAAGTGTTTGGCTATTGCTTTGGTTAGCGCTTCATTAGTAACCGGAAATGGTGCGCAGGCGTTATAACAATTTTCCATGTTGGGGTTTTCAACGGCATAAACATACATTTCTACCATATCGTCGATATGCAGCCAAGGCACCCACTGTTTGCCATTGCCAAGTGCCGCACCAGCAAACAGGCGAACAGGCTTATCTAGTTGCGGCAAAGCGCCACCCTTTGTGCTGAATACAATCCCTGTGCGTAGTTTCACGGTTCTTAAACCGAGTTTCCTAGCCTGCGATACGGCTTCTTCCCAAAGTTTGCAGCATTGAGCCAAAAAACCATAACCATTTGAAGTCTCTTCCAATAAAATCTCATCACCGCAATCGCCATAATAGCCCACCGCCGATGAAGAAATAAAGGCTTCGACCTGATGATTAGGGTTTGACCTGATCGTTTTCAGCAGCAATTCAGTCGATTTTACGCGACTATCAATAATCTCCTGTTTACGCTCGTCCGTCCACTTTTTATCAACTATCGGCGCCCCGGCCAAATGAATCACGGCTTCAACGCCATTCATGCAATTGGCATCAATGGCTCCTGTAGCAACATTCCACGTAAAGCTGTTTGAGTCCTTTGCCTTCTTACGAGAGAGCGTATTCACTTCGTAACCCTTGCTCAACAGGCGCTTTTTTAGTTCAGCGCCAACAAGTCCGCTGGCTCCAGTAATGAGAATCTTTTTCGGCATGTGTTTATAACAATAAAGATACGAAAGGGTTTTCGAACTGCCTTGTCTAAACGGCATAAAACCGGATGTATCGTCATTCTCGCGCATGCGGGAATCTTAATGCCATAAACCATCTTGGCGCTTTAGGATTCCCTATCAAGTATGGAATGACGTGGCGCAGAGCCTTGCAAACTGTTACCAAATCGTCATTCTCGCGCATGCGGGAATCTTAATGCCATAAACCGGCTTGGCGCTTTAAGATTCCCTATCAAGTAGGGAATGACTTGGAGCAGAGCCTTATACGCTGGCAAAAGACCACCTATCAAAAGTGATTTCGATCAATTCCCATAGTCCCATTTCACCAAATTGTCAATCTCGCGCATGCGGGAATCTTAATGCTATAAACCGGCTTGCGCTTTAAGATTCCCTATCAAGTAGGGAATGACGTGAGGCAGAGCCTTGCAAACTGTCAATAGGTTAAGTAAGCTTTTTTTTTGCAAATGCGCCGTAAGTTTTATTTCTACCACATCGTCATTCTCGCGCATGCGGGAATCTTAATGCCATAAACCAGTTTGAAGCTTTAGGATTCCCTATCAAGTAGGGAATGACGGGGAGCAGAGCCTTTTACGCTAGCAAGAGACCACCTATCGAAAGTGATTTCGATCAATTCCCATAGTTCCCATTTCCACAAATCGTCATTCTCGCGCATGCGGGAATCTTAATGCCATAAGCCGGCTTGGCGCTTTAAGATTCCCTATCAAGTAGGGAATGACGTGGCGCATAGCCTTGCAAGCTGTCAATAGCTTAAGTAAGCTTTTTTTTTTGCAAATGCGCCGTAAAGTTTATTTCCACCAAATCGTCATTCTCGCGCATGCGGGAATCTTAATGCCATAAAAACGGCTTGGCGCTTTAAGATTCCCTATCAAGTAGGGAATGACGTGGAGCAGAGCCTTGCAAGCTGGCAATAGCTTAAGTATGCTTTTTTTTTGCAAATGCGCCGTAAAGTTTATTTCCACCAAATCGTCATTCTCGCGCATGCGGGAATCTTAATGCCATAAACCAGTTTGAAGCTTTAGGATTCCCTATCAAGTAGGGAATGACGTGAGGCAGAGCCTTGCAAGCTGTCAATAGCTTAAGTAAGCTTTTTTTTGCAAATGCGCCGTAAAGTTTATTTCCACAAATCGTCATTCTCGCGCATGCGGGAATCTTAATGCCATAAACCAGTTTGAAGCTTTAATATTCCCTATCAAGCAGGGAATGACGTGGCGCATAGCCTTGCAAGCTGGCAAAAGACCACCTATCAAAAGTGATTTCGATCAATTCCCATAGTCCCATTTCACCAAATTGTCAATCTCGCGAAGGAGAAATCTTAATGCCATAAACCGGCTTGGCGCTTTAAGATTCCCTATCAAGCAGGGAATGACGTGGCGCAGAGCCTTGCAAGCTGTTAATAGGTTAAGTAAGCTTTTTTTTTTCAAATGCGCCGTAAAGTTTATTTCCACCAAATCGTCATTCTCGCGCATGCGGGAATCTTAATGCCATAAAAACGGCTTGGCGCTTTAAGATTCCCTATCAAGTAGGGAATGACGTGGAGCAGAGCCTTGCAAGCTGGCAATAGCTTAAGTATGCTTTTTTTTTGCAAATGCGCCGTAAAGTTTATTTCCACCAAATCGTCATTCTCGCGCATGCGGGAATCTTAGTGCCATAAACCGGCTTGACGCTTTAAGATTCCCTATCAAGTAGGGAATGACGTGGCGCATAGCCTTACAAGCTGTTACCAAATCGTCATTCTCGCGCATGCGGGAATCTTAATGCCATAACCAGCTTGGCGCTTTAATATTCCCTATCAAGTAGCGAATGACGGGGCGCAGCAGTCTATAAACAGCCAAAACATTGATTTCAAGGCGTTTTTCTGTTGGGAAACTGCCGATTTCTCATTATTTTTTCGTATAATGTGGTAAAGTTCGCATTACGGAGGAATTACCACCGTTGTCCCGATACATTTTGTTGGCTGTTTGTAAAGAAATTTTCAGCTTTTTTGATGCCGACAAAAAATAAGATAAATTTGTAATTGCGTTCTTAACACCCTTTTCCCACAAGAGATGTCCAAAAAAATTTTAGTCTGGTTCAGAAATGATCTTCGTTTGCATGATAATGAGATGCTGATAGAGGCTATTGCTAAATCGGATGCGATTTTACCTGTTTACATTTTAGATCCCCGCTTGTTTGGCGAAACAAAATACGGAACGCTGAAAACCGGAAATATCCGGGCACAATTTATTTTAGAGAGCGTATCTGGGCTAAGGTATTCGCTTAAGCAAATAGGAGGGAATTTACTCATTGCTCAGGGAAACCCGGAAGAAATTATTCCACAACTGGTTCAGGAATACGAAATAACGGAGGTTTATCACCATCGTGAGGTGGCCAGAGAAGAAACGCATGTTTCTACATTGGTAGAAAATGCGCTGTGGAAGCTTCGTGTTAATTTAAAGCACTTTATCGGCCACACGTTATATAATAAAGAGGACCTGCCTTTTCCGATAAAGGATATTCCTGATGCCTTTAATCAATTTAAAAAGAAAATTGAACGCGATTCGATCATCAAGCCCTGCTTTTTGGCGCCCGATCGCGTTAACGTTGCCGAAGTAATTGATTGGGGATCGCTCCCAACGCTGGCGCAGTTAAACCTCTCACCGCAAGAAAAAGATGAGCGATCTGATTTTCAGTTTACCGGTGGCGAGGCGGATGGGTTATCGCACTTACAAAAGGTTATTGTAGCCATGCAGCAAGCTGCCAGTGCAAAAAACCTTATTCTAGCCTCAAAGTTATCTGCCTGGCTTGCAATGGGCTGTTTATCACCCCGTAAGGTTTACTGGGAAATAAAAAAAATGGAAGGTTTCCCAAATACCAAGGCCATGTTTAACCACATTTTGCTAGGTCTGCTTTGGAGGGATTATTATCGCTTCATGTTTAAAAAGTACGGCAACCGATTCTTTCATCCAAATGGTTTTGGCAGCCAGGGCTTGGTTGATGTAGAAAACGAGCAAGAGAATTTTGCCAAATGGAAAAATGGCCAAACGGGTTTTGTAGTGGTCGATGCGGTAATGACTGAGTTGAATCAAACTGGTTTCGTTTCTAATATCGCCCGTCAAACCGCTGCCCTCTATTTAATCAATAATTTAGAAGTAAGCTGGGTATTTGGCGCAGCCTATTTTGAAGAAAAGCTGATTGATTATAATCCGGCAAGTAACTGGGGAAACTGGGCCAATGTTGCAGGCGTGGGAAATGATCAGAAATCAAAAAGCGTTTTCGATTTAGATAAAAATATAAAAAGCTTAGATCCGAAAGGAAATTATGCCTTAACCTGGGCTTCGTAAGATTGATTGAATGATAGCGTTTTTGAATGAGAAAATTGTATGATTTTGGATGACAGAATGATTTTTAAAGCGTCGACCGCCAACGTTCAGCATGCAGGCTGGTAAGATGTAACCTCAAGTTGAGACGGAAGGCTAAACACAGGCTTAATTTAAAGCTAGTTCGGCAAAGAATCCTTTATCAATCAACAATTCACTCATTCATTAAATCACTCATTCACTCACCAATTTAATAATTCATCCAATAATTTAATTTAATCGAGTTTTTTGCCATTTATATAAGGTAAAATTCTAATTTTGTAATGCTTATAGTAAACAGTTAATAATGGATAAATTATCTTATCTTAATGGCGCAAACGCCGAATATATAGAGTCGTTATATCAGTCGTATCAACAAGATCCTGAGTCGGTTGAATTTGGTTGGCAGAAGTTTTTCGAAGGTTTTGATTTCGGCAGAACTTCTGAAGGCCCGACAGTAACCGCAGAGACACCTGAACAATTTTTAAAAGAGGTTAGTGTATTAAATTTGATCGACGGATACAGAAGCCGTGGTCACTTGTTTACGCGTACCAATCCGGTTCGCGAACGACGCAAGCACTTACCAACTTTAGATCTGGCAAATTTTGGCCTGTCTGACGCCGATTTGGAAACTGTTTTTAATTCAGGTGTCGAAATTGGTATTGGTGCGGCGAAACTGAAGGATATCCTTGCTGTTTTAAAGCAAACTTACACAAGCTCAATAGGAGCCGAATTTAAGTTCTTACGCACACCAGAAGTGTTGAACTGGATTCAGCAGAAGCTGGAAAGTGTTCGGAGTACGCCTAGTTTCTCTATCGATGAGAAAAAACGTATTCTTAAAAAATTAAACGAAGCGGTAAGTTTCGAAAATTTCCTTGGAACAAAATTTCTTGGTCAGAAACGTTTCTCTTTAGAAGGAGCAGAAGCTTTGATTCCGGCGTTAGATTCGGTTATCGAAAAAGGTGCAGAACTGGGTATCGAAGAGTTTGTAATTGGCATGGCGCATCGCGGTCGTTTGAACGTGTTGGCCAACATTATGCAGAAAACGTACAAAGATATTTTTGCTGAATTTGAAGGCAAAAGCTACAACCCTGAAACTCCATTTGGTGGTGACGTAAAATACCACCTGGGCTATTCAACAGATGTTACCACTAACGCAGGAAAAAGCGTTCACTTAAGCCTTTGCCCCAATCCATCGCACTTAGAAACCGTTGATGGTGTGGTTGAGGGCATGAGCCGCTCAAAAATCGACTTCAAATACGATGGCGATAACAGTCGTTTAGCACCAATTTTGATTCATGGCGATGCTTCAGTTGCCGGTCAGGGTATTGTTTACGAGGTAATCCAGATGGCTGGGCTTGAAGGTTACAAAACCGGCGGAACAATCCAC from Pedobacter endophyticus includes:
- a CDS encoding TIGR01777 family oxidoreductase codes for the protein MPKKILITGASGLVGAELKKRLLSKGYEVNTLSRKKAKDSNSFTWNVATGAIDANCMNGVEAVIHLAGAPIVDKKWTDERKQEIIDSRVKSTELLLKTIRSNPNHQVEAFISSSAVGYYGDCGDEILLEETSNGYGFLAQCCKLWEEAVSQARKLGLRTVKLRTGIVFSTKGGALPQLDKPVRLFAGAALGNGKQWVPWLHIDDMVEMYVYAVENPNMENCYNACAPFPVTNEALTKAIAKHLHRPVWPFNVPKKALELLLGERAEAVLMSSNTSAQKILDAGFKFKFTDLDSALTDLYK
- a CDS encoding DASH family cryptochrome; the protein is MSKKILVWFRNDLRLHDNEMLIEAIAKSDAILPVYILDPRLFGETKYGTLKTGNIRAQFILESVSGLRYSLKQIGGNLLIAQGNPEEIIPQLVQEYEITEVYHHREVAREETHVSTLVENALWKLRVNLKHFIGHTLYNKEDLPFPIKDIPDAFNQFKKKIERDSIIKPCFLAPDRVNVAEVIDWGSLPTLAQLNLSPQEKDERSDFQFTGGEADGLSHLQKVIVAMQQAASAKNLILASKLSAWLAMGCLSPRKVYWEIKKMEGFPNTKAMFNHILLGLLWRDYYRFMFKKYGNRFFHPNGFGSQGLVDVENEQENFAKWKNGQTGFVVVDAVMTELNQTGFVSNIARQTAALYLINNLEVSWVFGAAYFEEKLIDYNPASNWGNWANVAGVGNDQKSKSVFDLDKNIKSLDPKGNYALTWAS